The Thomasclavelia ramosa DSM 1402 genome includes a region encoding these proteins:
- a CDS encoding TetR/AcrR family transcriptional regulator codes for MISTKEKILLEALTLFSKNSYDAITVNQIAQIVGIKAPSLYKHYRSKQYIFI; via the coding sequence ATGATTTCAACAAAAGAAAAAATATTATTAGAAGCACTAACTTTATTTTCAAAAAATAGCTACGATGCAATAACTGTTAACCAAATTGCTCAAATCGTTGGAATCAAGGCTCCATCACTGTATAAACATTATCGAAGTAAACAATATATTTTTATATGA
- a CDS encoding helix-turn-helix domain-containing protein, which yields MKINEIIKEKRLALGYTQEQLAKFLNLTTPAVNKWERGISYPDITILPALARILKTDLNTLLSFKDDLSDYEVVLFLNDLAAIKDFQQAYRIAIDKINEYPTCDNLIVNVAVVLEGLLSLNEMDEAIKYQQKIDSLLEQCLTSDNPMIKNQAQAVLINKYINQGKLEQAEKLINELPEQHLIDKKQKLVNLYIAQAKLEVAAKLQEEKLLVTVNEIPTMLLTLMEIAIKQERYDDAEIIADIYKEMHEVFKLWKYSSYTAHFQLCINRKKRLECLKILKEMFNAINKGWNINTSPLYRHITAKKIDQTFVQEMKNMLVTSIKSDPDCKFITDDLEMNKILEKYK from the coding sequence ATGAAAATTAATGAAATAATTAAAGAAAAGCGATTAGCTTTAGGGTATACACAAGAGCAATTAGCCAAGTTTTTAAATCTTACTACGCCAGCAGTCAATAAATGGGAGCGGGGGATTAGTTATCCAGATATTACTATTTTACCAGCTCTAGCAAGAATCCTAAAAACAGACTTAAATACTCTATTGTCATTTAAAGATGATTTGTCAGATTATGAAGTTGTGTTGTTTTTAAACGATTTAGCTGCAATCAAAGATTTTCAGCAGGCATATAGAATTGCAATAGATAAAATAAATGAATATCCAACTTGTGATAATCTAATTGTTAATGTAGCAGTTGTTTTAGAAGGATTGCTTTCATTAAACGAGATGGATGAAGCTATAAAATATCAGCAAAAAATTGACAGTTTATTGGAACAGTGTTTAACTAGTGACAATCCAATGATTAAAAATCAAGCTCAAGCAGTTTTGATCAACAAGTATATTAATCAAGGGAAACTTGAACAGGCTGAGAAGCTAATTAATGAATTACCAGAACAACATTTAATAGATAAAAAACAAAAGTTAGTCAATCTCTACATAGCTCAAGCAAAATTAGAAGTAGCCGCTAAATTACAAGAAGAAAAACTTTTAGTGACAGTTAATGAGATTCCAACTATGCTTTTAACTTTAATGGAGATTGCAATTAAACAAGAGCGGTATGATGATGCTGAAATAATCGCCGATATATATAAAGAAATGCATGAAGTTTTTAAATTATGGAAATATTCTAGTTATACTGCACATTTTCAATTATGTATAAATCGTAAAAAACGGTTAGAGTGTTTAAAAATATTAAAAGAAATGTTCAATGCAATTAATAAAGGATGGAATATCAATACTTCTCCTTTATATCGCCATATTACAGCAAAAAAAATTGATCAGACCTTTGTTCAAGAAATGAAAAATATGCTTGTGACATCAATTAAAAGTGATCCTGATTGTAAATTTATTACCGATGATCTTGAAATGAATAAAATCTTAGAAAAATATAAATGA
- a CDS encoding SseB family protein, with the protein MTIETNDNLNQLIKAYNHDIELNRLKDILDYLKSKPIYMPSTIKISKQKLLKIPNDDLIMILDNLSGETTQNYLPVYSSPVLFNSKYRYFVTLSIYDCFMLMKRFKEKNAIIINPNRDNSLVIDNILIKYLKNGG; encoded by the coding sequence ATGACTATAGAAACTAATGATAATTTAAACCAGCTAATAAAAGCATACAATCATGATATTGAACTCAATCGTTTAAAAGATATTCTTGATTATTTAAAATCAAAACCAATTTATATGCCTTCGACAATTAAGATTTCAAAACAAAAATTACTAAAGATCCCCAATGATGATCTAATAATGATTTTAGATAATTTATCTGGAGAAACTACTCAAAATTATTTACCTGTATATTCTAGTCCTGTTTTATTCAATTCAAAATATCGCTATTTTGTTACTTTGAGTATTTATGATTGTTTTATGTTAATGAAAAGATTTAAAGAGAAAAATGCAATAATTATTAATCCTAATAGGGATAATTCATTAGTTATTGATAACATATTAATTAAGTATTTAAAAAATGGCGGATAA
- a CDS encoding ATP-binding cassette domain-containing protein, whose amino-acid sequence MTLAGRYQEKLINSGYYTIDTSINMVTAGLGINLIGLDKKINKISGGQCAKVILAKLLLEKLDVLLLDELTNFLDTKHIN is encoded by the coding sequence TTGACTTTAGCTGGTAGATATCAAGAAAAATTGATTAACAGTGGTTATTATACTATCGATACTTCAATAAATATGGTAACTGCAGGACTTGGGATTAATCTAATTGGACTTGATAAAAAAATTAATAAAATCAGTGGTGGACAATGTGCTAAAGTGATTCTAGCTAAATTGTTATTAGAAAAACTAGATGTTTTATTATTGGATGAACTTACTAATTTTTTAGACACTAAACATATTAATTAG
- a CDS encoding diaminopimelate dehydrogenase translates to MIKIGIVGYGNLGRGVECAVLHSQDMELTGVFTRRNPKSVKTHSDVPVYSMDKVYDMKDQIDVLVLCGGSANDLPKQTVELAEYFNVVDSFDTHAKIPEHFANVDEASKKNKHISIISVGWDPGLFSLNRLYGQAILPQGHDYTFWGKGVSQGHSDAIRRIDEVKDARQYTIPVEAALQSVRNGENPTLVTRQKHTRECFVVAEEGADLQRIEEEIKTMPNYFADYDTTVHFISEAELLRDHQGIPHGGVVLRSGTTGFEQENKHVIEYKLTLDSNPEFTSSVLVAYARAAHRMYQEGQHGCKTVFDIAPAYLHPESGDELRKKLL, encoded by the coding sequence ATGATAAAAATAGGAATTGTAGGATACGGAAATTTAGGACGTGGGGTAGAATGTGCAGTATTACATAGTCAAGATATGGAACTAACTGGGGTTTTTACAAGAAGAAATCCTAAATCAGTAAAAACACATAGTGATGTACCTGTTTATAGTATGGATAAAGTTTATGATATGAAAGATCAAATTGATGTTCTTGTTTTATGTGGTGGTAGTGCCAATGATTTACCAAAACAAACAGTAGAATTAGCAGAATATTTTAATGTAGTTGATAGTTTTGATACACATGCTAAAATCCCTGAACATTTTGCTAATGTTGATGAGGCAAGTAAAAAGAATAAACATATAAGTATTATTTCTGTTGGCTGGGATCCAGGGTTATTTTCATTAAACCGTCTTTATGGACAAGCTATTTTACCGCAGGGTCATGATTATACTTTTTGGGGAAAAGGGGTTAGTCAGGGACATTCTGATGCAATCAGAAGAATTGACGAAGTTAAGGATGCAAGACAGTATACTATTCCAGTAGAAGCTGCTCTTCAAAGTGTTCGTAATGGGGAGAATCCAACTTTAGTAACACGTCAAAAACATACTCGTGAATGCTTTGTTGTTGCTGAAGAAGGGGCTGATTTACAAAGAATAGAAGAAGAAATTAAGACAATGCCTAATTATTTTGCAGACTATGATACTACTGTTCATTTTATAAGTGAAGCTGAATTATTACGTGATCACCAAGGAATTCCTCATGGAGGGGTTGTATTAAGAAGTGGTACAACTGGATTCGAACAAGAAAACAAACATGTAATTGAGTATAAATTAACCTTAGATTCAAATCCGGAATTCACGTCAAGTGTATTAGTTGCATATGCTCGAGCAGCGCATCGGATGTATCAAGAGGGTCAACATGGATGTAAAACTGTTTTTGATATAGCGCCTGCTTACTTACATCCTGAATCTGGTGATGAATTAAGAAAAAAATTATTATAG
- a CDS encoding translation factor GTPase family protein, with amino-acid sequence MKKIVLGILAHVDAGKTTLTESILYLTGTTRKLGRVDHRDTFLDYDFQERNRGITIFSKQAIINWHDSQITLIDTPGHIDFSTEMERTLQVLDYAILVISGIDGVQGHSETIWNLLRYYKIPTFIFINKMDVSRYEQSELMQNLKERLDEHCFDFSNLNDEFYESVALNSEDLLNYYLEYNTLNKEMLINEIARCQLFPCFFGSALKMERIDNFFNEFTNYIKNKDYSESFGARVFKISHDEQGNKLTHLKITGGSLKVKTQLLNDEKVDQIRIYSGNKYHLTDEVMAGDICAIKGLKSIVAGQGLGIEDNTTQPLLSPYMDYQIKLPPDCDQHQVLKKLNLLAQEDPQLHINYNVRTKEIHVQLMGEIQIEVLKNIIQERFKVEVDFDYGRIIYKETIEETVEGVGHFEPLRHYAEVHLLLEPGKPGSGLKFDTNCQEYLLANNYQRLILSHLQEKEHLGVLTGSPITDMKITLVAGKAHLKHTEGGDFREATYRAIRQGLKTAKSVLLEPYFDFSLELPIEYLSRAIYDIEAMAGDFKLPENQTDIAVITGSAPVSKMQNYQSEVVRYTKGKGRLICQLSDYRPCQNQAEVIKSFNYDSEADVENPTGSVFCSHGAGYNVRWDQVAQHMHIPFVFKKIKKTANNIQDKSKFDNIDDELENIFTRTYGPVKQRSGEHQVTKKIFNESSYKYIPECLLVDGYNVIHAWPELKELAKDNLDAARMRLIDIMCNYQGYKKCILILVFDAYKVKDNIGSTTKYHNIYIAYTKEAQTADMYIERATHELASKYNITVATSDALEQLIVLGQGGKRISSRELRLEVAQLDQEKLEEFRRKQPKSHNYLLEELKNFNQD; translated from the coding sequence ATGAAAAAGATAGTATTAGGAATTCTTGCACATGTTGATGCAGGAAAAACAACATTAACTGAGAGTATATTATATTTAACAGGAACAACACGAAAATTAGGTCGAGTTGATCATCGGGATACTTTTTTAGATTATGATTTTCAAGAGAGAAATCGAGGGATTACAATTTTTTCTAAGCAGGCAATAATAAATTGGCATGATAGCCAAATTACTTTGATTGATACGCCAGGTCACATTGATTTTTCGACAGAAATGGAACGTACGCTACAAGTGCTCGATTATGCTATTTTGGTAATCAGTGGGATAGACGGTGTCCAAGGTCATAGTGAAACAATTTGGAATTTATTGAGATATTATAAAATACCAACCTTTATTTTTATTAATAAAATGGATGTTAGTCGTTATGAGCAATCTGAATTAATGCAGAATTTAAAAGAACGACTAGATGAACATTGTTTTGATTTTAGTAATTTGAATGATGAATTTTATGAAAGTGTTGCTTTAAATAGCGAAGATTTATTGAATTATTATCTAGAATATAATACCTTAAACAAAGAGATGTTAATTAATGAAATTGCTAGATGCCAATTATTTCCGTGTTTTTTTGGCTCTGCGTTAAAAATGGAACGGATTGATAATTTTTTTAATGAATTTACTAATTATATAAAGAATAAGGATTATTCTGAATCTTTTGGAGCGCGAGTTTTTAAAATAAGTCATGACGAACAAGGAAACAAATTGACACATTTAAAAATTACTGGCGGTAGTTTAAAAGTGAAAACGCAACTTTTAAATGATGAAAAAGTTGATCAAATTCGTATTTATTCTGGGAATAAGTATCATTTAACTGATGAAGTGATGGCTGGGGATATTTGTGCGATTAAAGGGCTTAAAAGTATAGTTGCTGGTCAGGGATTAGGTATAGAAGATAATACGACTCAGCCATTGTTGTCACCATACATGGATTATCAAATTAAATTGCCTCCTGATTGTGATCAACATCAAGTGTTAAAAAAGTTAAATTTATTAGCACAAGAAGATCCTCAGCTACATATCAATTATAACGTTAGAACCAAAGAAATTCATGTTCAATTAATGGGTGAAATTCAAATTGAGGTGCTTAAAAATATAATCCAAGAGCGGTTTAAAGTTGAAGTTGATTTTGATTATGGAAGAATTATTTATAAAGAGACGATTGAAGAAACTGTTGAAGGGGTAGGACATTTTGAACCATTACGTCATTATGCTGAAGTACATTTACTTTTAGAACCCGGGAAACCAGGGTCGGGATTAAAATTCGATACAAATTGTCAAGAATATCTTCTAGCGAATAACTATCAACGATTAATTTTGTCGCATTTACAAGAAAAAGAGCATTTGGGAGTACTTACGGGCTCGCCAATCACAGATATGAAAATAACTTTAGTGGCTGGAAAAGCACATTTAAAGCATACTGAAGGCGGTGATTTTAGAGAGGCAACATATCGGGCGATACGTCAAGGCTTGAAAACAGCAAAATCGGTTTTACTAGAGCCGTATTTTGATTTTTCACTTGAATTACCGATTGAATATCTGAGTCGAGCGATTTATGATATTGAGGCAATGGCAGGGGACTTTAAATTACCGGAAAATCAAACTGACATTGCTGTTATTACCGGAAGTGCACCAGTCAGTAAAATGCAAAATTATCAAAGTGAAGTTGTTAGATATACTAAAGGAAAAGGGCGCCTAATTTGTCAGTTAAGTGATTATCGCCCATGTCAAAATCAGGCTGAAGTAATTAAATCATTCAACTATGATAGTGAGGCAGATGTAGAAAATCCAACAGGATCAGTATTTTGCAGTCATGGTGCTGGTTATAATGTAAGGTGGGATCAAGTTGCCCAACATATGCACATACCATTTGTTTTTAAAAAAATAAAGAAGACCGCTAATAATATTCAGGATAAATCTAAATTTGATAATATTGATGACGAGTTAGAAAATATTTTCACACGCACTTATGGACCAGTTAAACAAAGATCTGGCGAACATCAAGTAACTAAAAAAATATTTAATGAGTCAAGTTATAAATACATTCCAGAATGTTTATTAGTTGATGGCTATAATGTTATTCATGCCTGGCCAGAATTAAAAGAGTTAGCAAAAGATAATTTAGACGCAGCTAGAATGCGATTAATTGATATTATGTGCAACTATCAAGGTTACAAAAAATGTATTTTGATTTTAGTATTTGATGCATATAAGGTTAAAGATAATATTGGTTCAACTACTAAATATCATAATATTTATATCGCATATACTAAAGAAGCACAAACTGCTGATATGTATATTGAGCGGGCAACTCATGAGTTGGCAAGTAAATACAATATTACAGTGGCCACATCTGATGCGTTAGAACAATTAATCGTATTAGGGCAAGGTGGGAAAAGAATATCTTCTCGCGAACTTCGATTAGAAGTAGCACAACTTGATCAAGAAAAATTAGAAGAATTCCGACGTAAACAACCTAAGAGTCATAATTATTTATTAGAAGAACTTAAGAATTTTAATCAGGATTAG
- the rsmH gene encoding 16S rRNA (cytosine(1402)-N(4))-methyltransferase RsmH: MEPKHKRRIRYKGTHPKKYNEKYKELNPELYPETIEKVIKKGSTPVGMHLSIMVDEILEFLDIQEGQIGLDCTLGYGGHTLKMLECLNYTGHMYALDIDPIESIKTKERLLGKGYGEDVLTIKNCNFKDIDIISKEVGLFDFVLADLGVSSMQIDNPERGFSYKKEGPLDLRLNPQKGVPASIKLQELNRDQLEQLFIENSDEPYAKEIARNIDSYLKSGQLITTTTQLYKIIEKSLSSIPVTERKDIVKKSAARVFQALRIEVNREFDVLIEFMDKLPTILKPGGRVAILTFHSGEDRIVKKAFKEMKNLGIYSDVARNVIRPSKEECHMNSRAKSTKMRWAIKA, translated from the coding sequence ATGGAACCTAAACATAAAAGAAGGATTAGATATAAGGGAACGCATCCTAAAAAATACAATGAGAAGTATAAAGAATTAAATCCAGAATTATATCCAGAAACAATTGAAAAAGTAATTAAAAAAGGTAGCACGCCAGTAGGTATGCACCTATCAATCATGGTTGATGAAATTTTAGAATTTTTAGATATTCAAGAAGGGCAAATAGGATTAGATTGTACTTTAGGCTATGGCGGACATACTTTAAAAATGCTGGAATGTTTAAATTATACTGGTCATATGTATGCTTTAGATATTGATCCAATTGAAAGTATAAAAACTAAAGAACGCTTATTAGGTAAAGGATATGGCGAAGATGTTTTAACAATAAAAAATTGTAACTTTAAAGACATTGATATCATATCAAAAGAGGTTGGTTTGTTTGATTTTGTTTTAGCTGATCTAGGGGTATCATCTATGCAAATAGATAATCCAGAACGGGGCTTTTCCTATAAAAAAGAGGGTCCCTTAGATTTAAGATTAAATCCTCAAAAAGGAGTTCCAGCATCTATTAAGCTACAAGAGTTAAATAGAGATCAGTTAGAGCAGCTTTTTATTGAAAACTCTGATGAGCCATACGCAAAAGAAATAGCTAGAAATATTGATTCATACTTAAAATCAGGCCAATTAATTACAACGACAACACAACTGTATAAAATAATTGAAAAAAGCCTGTCTTCTATTCCAGTGACAGAACGAAAAGACATAGTGAAGAAATCAGCTGCACGGGTATTCCAAGCTTTACGGATTGAAGTTAATCGTGAATTTGATGTTCTCATAGAATTTATGGATAAACTCCCAACGATTCTTAAACCTGGAGGCAGAGTTGCGATATTAACATTTCATTCTGGTGAAGATCGAATTGTTAAAAAGGCATTTAAAGAAATGAAAAATCTTGGAATTTATAGTGATGTAGCTAGAAATGTGATTAGACCAAGTAAAGAAGAGTGTCATATGAATAGTCGTGCTAAATCAACAAAAATGAGATGGGCAATCAAAGCTTAA
- a CDS encoding MATE family efflux transporter: MKKDMTTGSPLKLIIAFGIPLVIGNIFQQFYSMVDTIIVGKYVGKTALAAVGSTGSLNFMIIGFGIGICSGFGIPIAQSFGGKKIQDMKKYIVNSFYLCMLITAIMTIATVIALPSVLELMQTPSDIYQQAYDYIVVIFIGLFATMLYNILSSILRAIGDSRTPLYFLILSSIINIVLDLIFITQFDMGAVGAAYATVIAQFLSGAACYIYMKKKTDVLTFEHDDKKFSKKHSIRLLQMGLPMAMQFSITAIGSVVIQSAVNTLGSDVVAAVTAAIKISVMLTQPLETLGLTMATYGGQNLGANKIGRIFAGLRVSCIIGAAYCAIVFIFVYFTSDYLSLLFIDAKEVVIMAEIKQYLLINSMGYYILCILFILRNLLQGLGYSFLAMFGGVAEMIARCIVAFFFVSSFGFNAICFANPLAWLFANIVFIGGWIYKRKELKVTQSSEEVTV, translated from the coding sequence ATGAAAAAGGATATGACGACAGGTAGTCCTCTTAAGCTGATTATTGCTTTTGGGATACCTTTAGTAATAGGTAATATTTTTCAACAGTTTTATAGTATGGTTGATACAATTATTGTTGGGAAATATGTTGGGAAAACAGCTTTAGCAGCTGTGGGGTCGACCGGATCACTAAACTTTATGATTATTGGTTTTGGAATTGGTATATGTAGTGGTTTTGGAATTCCAATTGCCCAAAGTTTTGGTGGTAAAAAAATACAAGACATGAAAAAATATATAGTTAATTCATTTTATTTATGTATGTTAATTACAGCAATTATGACAATTGCTACTGTTATTGCTTTACCATCAGTTTTAGAGTTGATGCAAACACCAAGTGATATTTATCAGCAGGCATATGATTATATCGTGGTTATCTTTATTGGATTATTTGCCACAATGCTATATAATATTTTATCAAGTATTTTAAGAGCAATCGGAGATTCAAGGACACCGTTATATTTTTTGATTTTATCATCAATAATTAATATTGTTCTAGATTTGATTTTTATTACTCAATTTGATATGGGAGCAGTAGGAGCTGCCTATGCAACAGTAATTGCCCAATTTCTATCTGGAGCAGCCTGCTATATTTATATGAAAAAGAAAACCGACGTTTTAACTTTCGAACATGATGATAAAAAATTCAGTAAAAAACACAGTATTCGATTATTACAAATGGGCTTACCGATGGCAATGCAGTTTTCGATTACTGCAATTGGCAGTGTTGTGATTCAATCTGCTGTTAATACTTTAGGTTCAGATGTTGTAGCTGCAGTTACTGCTGCGATTAAAATTTCTGTTATGTTGACTCAGCCATTAGAAACTTTAGGGTTAACAATGGCAACGTATGGCGGTCAGAATTTAGGCGCAAATAAAATAGGACGGATTTTCGCCGGATTACGAGTAAGTTGTATTATTGGCGCTGCTTATTGTGCTATTGTATTTATATTTGTTTACTTTACTTCTGATTATCTATCATTGTTATTTATCGATGCTAAAGAAGTTGTTATTATGGCAGAAATTAAACAATATTTGTTAATTAATTCGATGGGATATTATATCTTATGTATTTTATTTATATTGCGTAATTTACTACAGGGATTAGGTTATAGTTTTTTAGCAATGTTTGGCGGTGTTGCAGAAATGATAGCTCGCTGTATTGTTGCTTTCTTTTTTGTTTCATCATTTGGTTTTAATGCAATTTGTTTTGCAAATCCATTAGCGTGGCTTTTTGCGAATATTGTCTTTATTGGTGGATGGATTTATAAACGTAAAGAATTAAAAGTAACTCAAAGTAGCGAGGAAGTAACAGTTTAA
- a CDS encoding MurR/RpiR family transcriptional regulator yields the protein MNLVTTMLINVINNSHNSVVDCDIAKYLIANHENINSLSISELAKNTNVSISQVSRFVRSLGIESFSDFKEALVYHGEQKRHTGLQREIIDYRVYQKMVTEEITYFYQNFDESRVDKLVYDFYKYPKIAIFGILNSDNGAKELQYNLIGWGKICISYTNFQDQLDFIKSADSNTLIVIFSFSGNYVMKNGYSRFYHTYDYLKSSKAKVYVITKNNLVQELEYVNEVILVPIKHDLYNYTLQCLVDLIFMKYQKNLIK from the coding sequence ATGAATTTGGTGACAACAATGTTAATAAATGTAATAAATAATTCTCACAATAGTGTAGTTGATTGTGATATTGCTAAATATTTAATAGCAAATCACGAAAATATTAATAGTCTATCAATTAGTGAGTTAGCGAAAAATACAAATGTTTCAATATCGCAAGTAAGCCGATTTGTACGATCGTTAGGGATTGAATCTTTTTCTGATTTTAAAGAAGCCTTGGTATATCACGGGGAGCAAAAGCGACATACAGGTTTACAAAGAGAAATAATTGATTATAGAGTATATCAGAAAATGGTTACTGAGGAGATTACGTATTTTTATCAGAATTTTGATGAAAGTCGAGTGGATAAACTTGTCTATGATTTTTACAAATATCCAAAAATAGCAATTTTTGGAATTTTAAATAGTGATAATGGAGCAAAAGAATTACAGTATAATTTAATTGGCTGGGGAAAAATTTGCATTTCTTACACTAACTTTCAAGACCAACTAGATTTTATTAAAAGTGCAGATAGTAATACTTTAATTGTAATTTTTAGCTTTTCTGGTAACTATGTCATGAAAAATGGCTATTCACGTTTTTATCATACTTATGATTATTTAAAAAGTAGTAAAGCAAAGGTTTACGTAATTACTAAAAATAATTTAGTGCAGGAGCTCGAATATGTCAATGAAGTTATTTTGGTTCCAATAAAACATGATTTATATAACTATACTTTGCAATGTCTTGTTGATTTGATTTTTATGAAATATCAAAAAAATTTGATAAAATAG
- a CDS encoding damage-control phosphatase ARMT1 family protein, translated as MKINENCLPCLISQVIKVANITNIKNRDMFYRGVFQYLGKLNFTKTNPEIIGATFEMIKQQVNDEDPYFELRKYYNELFLSRSTEFENKINSFETAVKYAIIGNIIDFSPIYNTQIKDIDKWFENIDQLKLAINQLEEMITDIKSAKVLLYLGDNCGEICLDKLLIRRIKKLNPEIDIYFGVRGKPVVNDSIEADAYFVGMDEYATIISNGDNSLGTVLERTSNEFKRIYRSADIVIAKGQANFESLSEQEKNIYFLLMVKCEVIANYIGVAQKSLICLNYYKSMSH; from the coding sequence ATGAAAATAAATGAAAATTGTTTACCATGCTTGATCAGTCAAGTTATTAAAGTGGCCAATATTACAAATATAAAAAATCGTGATATGTTTTATCGAGGAGTATTTCAGTATTTGGGAAAACTAAATTTTACTAAAACTAATCCAGAGATAATTGGTGCTACATTTGAAATGATCAAGCAGCAAGTTAATGATGAGGATCCATATTTTGAACTTCGGAAATATTATAACGAACTTTTCTTATCACGTAGTACTGAATTTGAAAATAAGATCAACTCTTTTGAAACGGCTGTTAAATATGCAATTATTGGAAATATTATTGATTTTAGTCCTATCTATAATACCCAAATTAAAGACATTGATAAGTGGTTTGAAAATATTGATCAATTAAAATTAGCAATTAATCAGCTTGAAGAAATGATAACTGATATAAAAAGTGCAAAGGTACTTTTATATTTAGGTGATAATTGTGGTGAAATTTGTCTTGATAAATTATTAATTAGAAGAATTAAAAAACTCAATCCGGAGATTGATATATATTTTGGTGTAAGAGGAAAACCAGTAGTAAATGATTCAATTGAAGCTGATGCATATTTTGTTGGAATGGATGAATACGCTACAATTATCAGTAATGGTGATAATTCTTTGGGTACGGTATTAGAACGTACGAGTAATGAATTTAAAAGGATATACCGAAGTGCCGATATAGTTATTGCTAAAGGGCAGGCAAACTTTGAAAGTTTGAGTGAACAAGAGAAAAATATTTATTTTTTATTGATGGTTAAATGTGAAGTTATTGCTAATTATATTGGGGTCGCACAAAAATCATTAATTTGTTTAAACTATTATAAAAGCATGAGTCATTGA
- a CDS encoding MazG-like family protein: MELADVVNYCILMADKLDVDLEDIVLKKLKKTEKKYPVEKAKGNSKKYNQL; this comes from the coding sequence ATGGAATTGGCTGATGTGGTAAATTATTGTATTTTGATGGCTGATAAGTTAGATGTTGATTTGGAAGATATAGTATTAAAGAAATTGAAAAAGACTGAAAAGAAATATCCTGTTGAAAAAGCTAAAGGAAATAGTAAAAAATATAATCAATTATAA